In one Cronobacter dublinensis subsp. dublinensis LMG 23823 genomic region, the following are encoded:
- the dnaT gene encoding primosomal protein DnaT: MSSRILTPDVVDIDAFRRNPGGALAHAERGAVAVFDNNAPAFYAVTPARMAELLALEKQLAAPRSDVALEAQFFDEGNDVAQPVPVPMGKFAMYPGWQPDPDFQRMAALWGIPLAQPVTSEELASFVAYWQAEGKVFHHIQWQQKLARSIQMNRATFTSSARRDVNAIPQPDDQIPDGFRG, translated from the coding sequence ATGTCTTCCAGAATCCTGACCCCTGATGTCGTTGATATTGACGCCTTCCGGCGCAATCCCGGTGGCGCGCTCGCGCATGCCGAACGTGGGGCCGTGGCGGTGTTTGATAACAATGCGCCTGCATTTTATGCCGTGACCCCGGCGCGCATGGCGGAACTACTGGCGCTGGAAAAACAGCTGGCCGCGCCCCGCTCCGATGTCGCGCTGGAAGCGCAGTTTTTTGACGAAGGGAATGACGTCGCCCAGCCCGTACCGGTGCCGATGGGCAAGTTCGCCATGTACCCCGGCTGGCAGCCCGACCCGGACTTCCAGCGCATGGCCGCGCTGTGGGGCATTCCGCTGGCGCAGCCTGTCACCAGCGAAGAGCTGGCCTCTTTCGTCGCCTACTGGCAGGCGGAAGGAAAGGTCTTCCACCATATCCAGTGGCAGCAAAAGCTGGCGCGCAGCATTCAGATGAACCGCGCCACCTTTACGTCTTCCGCGCGGCGCGACGTGAACGCCATTCCACAGCCGGACGACCAGATTCCTGACGGATTCCGGGGGTAA
- a CDS encoding YbaK/EbsC family protein, with product MSLESVRQFFVENAPDIEIIELNQSTATVALAAAAHQVEPGQIAKTLSLKVKDQVILVVAKGDARLDNKKLKTTFGAKARMLSSDEVVTWTGHPVGGVCPFGLENALAVYCDVSLRQYDEVLPAAGAIHSAVRISPNRLAELTQAQWVDVCL from the coding sequence ATGAGTCTGGAATCCGTGCGGCAATTTTTTGTCGAAAATGCCCCCGATATTGAAATCATCGAACTGAATCAAAGCACCGCCACCGTCGCCCTGGCGGCTGCCGCTCATCAGGTTGAACCCGGTCAGATAGCCAAAACGCTCTCGCTGAAAGTGAAAGATCAGGTGATTCTGGTCGTTGCTAAAGGCGACGCTCGCCTCGATAACAAAAAGCTGAAAACCACGTTTGGCGCGAAAGCGCGGATGCTCAGCAGTGACGAAGTGGTGACCTGGACAGGCCATCCGGTTGGCGGCGTTTGTCCGTTTGGGCTGGAAAACGCGCTGGCGGTTTATTGTGATGTGTCGCTGCGCCAGTATGACGAAGTGCTCCCCGCCGCAGGCGCCATTCACAGCGCGGTGCGCATCTCGCCGAATCGCCTGGCGGAACTGACGCAGGCACAATGGGTGGATGTCTGCCTGTAA
- a CDS encoding helix-turn-helix transcriptional regulator, with the protein MLPGRCKQGLIISQIPVMHTGLEAIMRRHFPETELYHYKGSAELSLPLLNPVDMVLAELPCAVEDARRECEAYYSLVAQAPGVHWIFLVPAATFSLAVQLLMRPETTLLSTAESVDGVVSAVRLGREKAERVSQMLVTPRPPQDNESASTVMLTSSERQVLRLLGKGWGINQIAQMLKKSNKTISAQKNSAMRRLSLRGNAEMYAWISSLQGLKELNLISLHKEQAEWNTESKNEALRSSKNA; encoded by the coding sequence ATGTTACCAGGACGTTGCAAACAAGGCCTTATCATTAGCCAAATCCCTGTCATGCATACCGGACTGGAGGCGATTATGCGCCGCCATTTCCCGGAGACGGAACTGTACCATTATAAAGGCAGCGCGGAATTGTCGCTGCCGCTGTTAAACCCGGTTGATATGGTGCTGGCGGAACTGCCCTGCGCGGTGGAAGACGCGCGCCGCGAATGCGAGGCTTATTACTCGCTGGTGGCGCAGGCGCCCGGCGTACACTGGATATTTCTCGTTCCCGCCGCCACGTTCAGCCTGGCGGTGCAGCTGCTGATGCGTCCGGAAACCACACTGCTCTCTACGGCAGAGTCGGTAGATGGCGTCGTGAGTGCGGTGCGGCTTGGGCGTGAAAAAGCCGAGCGTGTCAGCCAGATGTTAGTTACTCCACGCCCGCCGCAGGATAACGAATCCGCGTCAACGGTCATGCTGACCTCGTCGGAAAGACAGGTATTACGCCTGCTCGGCAAAGGCTGGGGAATAAATCAAATCGCCCAGATGCTGAAAAAAAGCAATAAGACGATCAGCGCGCAGAAAAACAGTGCGATGCGGCGCTTATCGTTGCGCGGAAATGCAGAAATGTATGCCTGGATAAGCAGCCTGCAGGGATTAAAAGAATTAAATTTAATTTCATTACATAAGGAACAGGCCGAATGGAACACGGAGTCGAAAAACGAAGCGTTGCGCTCATCGAAAAATGCGTAA
- the fhuF gene encoding siderophore-iron reductase FhuF gives MAYRSLHSVDELIWRAPLQRPPSTLAVRLRDAFTTHRAHFHDIMKLDETPPATALSFSEWSQPAALASLMALYSDHIYRNDPTAARENKPLKSLWAQWYLGLLVPPLMLALLTQPQALSVSDENIALEFHETGRAACFYVTVEEDRHATALTARARLEKLVVDVITPVVEALEASGDINGKLIWSNTGYLINWCFGEWREWLGEETVSALRQSCFFEKTLLNGRDNPLFRTVVLREGLLVRRTCCQRYKLPDVQQCGDCTLK, from the coding sequence ATGGCTTATCGCTCTCTTCATTCTGTTGATGAACTTATCTGGCGCGCCCCGCTGCAACGTCCGCCTTCGACGCTGGCGGTTCGCCTGCGTGACGCGTTTACGACGCACCGCGCGCATTTTCACGACATTATGAAGCTCGACGAGACGCCGCCCGCCACGGCGCTGAGCTTTAGCGAATGGTCGCAGCCTGCGGCACTCGCCTCGTTAATGGCGCTCTATTCCGATCATATCTATCGCAACGATCCCACCGCCGCACGTGAAAACAAACCGCTGAAATCGCTCTGGGCGCAGTGGTATCTCGGTCTGCTGGTGCCGCCGCTGATGCTCGCGCTGCTGACGCAGCCGCAGGCGCTGTCTGTAAGCGATGAGAATATCGCACTGGAATTTCATGAAACAGGTCGCGCGGCCTGCTTTTACGTGACGGTGGAAGAAGACCGCCACGCGACGGCGCTTACCGCGCGCGCGCGGCTGGAGAAGCTTGTGGTGGACGTGATAACGCCGGTCGTTGAGGCGCTGGAGGCCTCTGGCGATATTAACGGCAAACTTATCTGGAGCAACACCGGCTATCTGATTAACTGGTGCTTCGGCGAATGGCGCGAGTGGCTCGGCGAAGAAACCGTGAGCGCGCTTCGCCAGAGCTGCTTTTTCGAAAAAACGTTGCTTAACGGCCGGGATAACCCGTTGTTTCGCACCGTTGTCCTGCGTGAAGGCCTTCTTGTGCGCCGCACCTGCTGCCAGCGTTATAAGCTGCCCGATGTGCAGCAGTGCGGCGACTGCACCCTCAAATAG
- a CDS encoding organic hydroperoxide resistance protein, translated as MSLENVIYRAKAKATGGRDGRATSSDGVLDVKLGVPKEMGGMGGDVTNPEQLFAAGYSACFLGAMKFVSARDKIAMPKDAFIEGEVGIGPLPTGFGIEATLNIHLPGMDAAEAQKLVDAAHIVCPYSNATRGNIDVTLNIIA; from the coding sequence ATGTCTTTAGAAAACGTTATCTACCGCGCCAAAGCAAAAGCCACTGGAGGCCGTGACGGCCGCGCCACCTCTTCTGATGGCGTGCTTGACGTGAAGCTGGGCGTACCGAAAGAGATGGGCGGCATGGGCGGCGACGTCACTAACCCGGAACAACTGTTTGCCGCAGGCTACTCCGCCTGCTTCCTGGGCGCGATGAAGTTTGTCTCCGCTCGCGACAAAATCGCCATGCCGAAAGACGCGTTTATCGAAGGCGAAGTGGGGATTGGCCCGCTGCCGACCGGTTTTGGTATCGAAGCGACCCTGAATATTCACCTGCCGGGGATGGACGCGGCAGAGGCGCAGAAACTGGTCGATGCGGCGCATATCGTCTGCCCGTACTCCAACGCGACCCGCGGCAACATCGACGTAACGCTGAACATTATTGCCTGA
- the dnaC gene encoding DNA replication protein DnaC, which yields MKNVTDLMMRLKRLMPPDVKPAFKSGEELLAWQQEQGRLRSEAIERENRAMKMQRTFNRSGIRPLHQNCSFDNYRVENDGQMNALSKARQYVEAFEGNIASFVFAGKPGTGKNHLAAAICNELLLRGKSVMIITVADIMSAMKDTFSSRETSEEQLLKDLSSVDLLVIDEIGMQSESRYEKVIINQLVDRRSSSKRPTGMLTNQNMDEMTKLLGERVMDRMRLGNSLWVNFNWDSYRSRVTGKEY from the coding sequence ATGAAAAACGTCACTGACCTGATGATGCGCCTGAAGCGGCTGATGCCGCCTGACGTAAAGCCCGCCTTTAAATCCGGCGAAGAGCTTCTCGCCTGGCAACAGGAGCAGGGGCGTCTTCGCTCGGAGGCTATCGAGCGCGAAAACCGGGCGATGAAAATGCAGCGCACGTTTAACCGCTCCGGCATTCGCCCGCTGCATCAGAACTGCTCTTTTGATAACTACCGCGTTGAAAACGACGGGCAGATGAACGCGCTCAGCAAAGCGCGCCAGTATGTCGAGGCGTTCGAGGGCAATATCGCGAGCTTTGTCTTCGCCGGCAAACCCGGCACGGGCAAAAACCACCTTGCCGCCGCCATCTGCAATGAACTGCTGCTGCGCGGAAAATCGGTAATGATCATTACCGTCGCCGATATCATGTCCGCCATGAAAGACACCTTCAGCAGCCGCGAAACCAGTGAAGAGCAGCTGCTAAAAGATCTCAGCAGCGTCGATCTGCTGGTGATCGACGAGATCGGCATGCAGAGCGAATCGCGCTATGAAAAAGTGATCATCAATCAGCTGGTGGATCGCCGCTCGTCATCCAAACGCCCGACCGGTATGCTGACCAACCAGAACATGGATGAAATGACCAAACTGCTGGGCGAGCGCGTTATGGATCGCATGCGTCTTGGCAACAGCCTGTGGGTGAATTTCAACTGGGACAGCTACCGCAGCCGCGTCACCGGTAAAGAGTACTAA
- the bglJ gene encoding DNA-binding transcriptional activator BglJ — MEHGVEKRSVALIEKCVMSGEGIRSLLKVNHSTSCRLEIFADHHAFIQAQASRHFSAVIFSLDGTREHRRDCLQFVSEMAKAFPRMKRIVMVNNVNEAKLISQLSPTPLQGIIDKSETLSRFTDELTSAMNDSARASESPNKAWYTSQGSRLLSPTERIILRYLTDGYSVSQIACHLERNIKTIRAHKFNAMLKLGVHTDAGLLNAADILLHRAGLF; from the coding sequence ATGGAACACGGAGTCGAAAAACGAAGCGTTGCGCTCATCGAAAAATGCGTAATGAGTGGTGAAGGAATACGATCGCTGCTGAAGGTAAATCATTCGACATCATGCCGCCTGGAGATATTTGCCGATCACCACGCGTTTATTCAGGCGCAGGCAAGTCGCCACTTTTCCGCCGTTATCTTTTCGCTTGATGGCACGCGTGAACACCGGCGAGATTGCCTGCAGTTCGTCAGCGAAATGGCGAAAGCCTTTCCACGAATGAAACGCATCGTGATGGTGAATAACGTCAATGAGGCGAAGCTGATAAGCCAGCTTTCCCCAACGCCATTGCAGGGGATTATCGATAAATCGGAAACGCTGTCGCGTTTTACCGATGAGCTGACGTCAGCAATGAATGATTCGGCACGCGCCAGCGAATCGCCAAATAAAGCCTGGTATACAAGCCAGGGATCGCGGCTGTTGAGCCCGACTGAGCGGATCATTTTGCGCTATCTGACGGACGGCTATTCGGTGTCGCAGATTGCCTGTCATCTTGAGCGCAATATTAAAACCATTCGCGCGCACAAATTTAACGCGATGCTGAAGCTTGGGGTGCATACCGATGCCGGCTTGCTGAACGCGGCGGATATTCTCCTGCACCGGGCAGGCTTGTTTTAA
- a CDS encoding threonine/serine exporter: MDVMRIIALMLEDMLLSAIPAAGFAMVFNVPRRALLWCALLGAVGHGSRTVMMMLGLNIEWGTFLAAMLVGCIGIQWSRWYLAHPKVFTVAAVIPMFPGISAYSAMISAVKISHFGYSDPLMVSLVTNFLKAASTVGALSIGLSLPGLWLYRKRPRV, translated from the coding sequence ATGGATGTAATGCGTATTATCGCGCTGATGCTGGAAGATATGCTGCTTTCCGCCATTCCGGCGGCGGGCTTTGCGATGGTGTTTAACGTGCCGCGCCGCGCCCTGCTCTGGTGCGCGCTGCTGGGCGCGGTCGGCCACGGCTCGCGTACGGTGATGATGATGCTCGGTCTGAATATCGAGTGGGGCACGTTTCTCGCGGCGATGCTGGTGGGCTGCATCGGCATCCAGTGGTCGCGCTGGTATCTCGCGCACCCGAAAGTCTTTACCGTCGCAGCGGTGATCCCGATGTTCCCCGGCATCTCGGCGTATTCGGCGATGATCTCGGCGGTAAAAATCAGCCACTTCGGCTATAGCGACCCGTTAATGGTCTCGCTGGTGACCAACTTTCTTAAGGCGGCGTCTACCGTCGGCGCGCTGTCGATTGGGTTGTCGTTGCCCGGTCTGTGGCTATACCGTAAACGCCCCCGCGTATAA
- a CDS encoding PTS sugar transporter subunit IIC, with translation MSANHAAFNVIFRFVENYVSPIASRISAQRHVMAIRDGFISAMPFMIVGSFLLVFAYPPFSPDTTLGFARAWLDMAKQFEGQILTPFDMTMGIMSIYICAAIAYNLGKHYVKSHQLDPFMCAMLSLMAFLLVAAPKTKGTLPVDSLGGTGIFTAILVAIYCVEMMRFLKAHNIGIRLPDQVPPMIKNSFDLLIPVLVVVLTLYPLSLLIQSQFDMLIPQAIMSVFKPLVSAADSLPAILLAVLIGHLLWFAGIHGAAIVSGMLQMFWLTNLGLNQTALAQSAPLPHIFMEAFWTFFIVIGGSGATMGLVFCYLRSRSAHLRSIGRLSVVPSLFNINEPVIFGTPIVMNPVFFIPFLLAPMVNAVLAWAAMKFDLIGRVISVVPWTAPAPVGAAWALGWDFRAALLVVVLAVVSAIIYFPFFKVYEKQLLAQEAEEALKEAQGAGEQAA, from the coding sequence ATGTCTGCCAACCATGCTGCATTTAATGTGATTTTTCGCTTTGTTGAAAATTATGTTAGCCCGATAGCTTCCCGCATTTCTGCGCAACGCCACGTTATGGCGATTCGCGACGGTTTTATCTCCGCTATGCCGTTTATGATAGTCGGCTCTTTTTTGCTGGTCTTTGCTTATCCGCCGTTTTCGCCGGATACCACGCTCGGATTTGCCCGCGCGTGGCTGGATATGGCAAAACAGTTCGAAGGCCAGATCCTCACCCCGTTTGATATGACGATGGGGATCATGTCGATCTATATCTGCGCCGCCATCGCGTACAACCTCGGCAAACACTACGTCAAATCGCACCAGCTGGACCCTTTCATGTGCGCCATGCTGTCGCTGATGGCGTTTCTGCTGGTGGCTGCGCCGAAAACCAAGGGCACGCTGCCGGTGGACAGCCTCGGCGGCACCGGGATTTTCACCGCGATTCTGGTGGCGATTTACTGTGTAGAGATGATGCGTTTTCTGAAGGCGCATAATATCGGCATCCGCCTGCCGGATCAGGTACCGCCGATGATTAAAAACTCCTTCGATTTGCTGATCCCGGTGCTGGTCGTCGTGCTCACGCTTTATCCGCTGAGCCTGTTGATCCAGTCGCAGTTTGACATGCTGATCCCGCAGGCGATCATGTCGGTATTCAAGCCGCTGGTATCGGCGGCGGATTCGTTGCCGGCGATCCTGCTGGCGGTGCTGATTGGCCATCTGCTCTGGTTTGCAGGCATTCATGGCGCGGCGATCGTCTCCGGCATGCTACAGATGTTCTGGCTGACGAACCTCGGCCTTAACCAGACCGCGCTGGCGCAGAGCGCGCCGCTGCCGCACATCTTTATGGAAGCGTTCTGGACGTTCTTTATCGTTATCGGCGGCTCCGGTGCGACGATGGGTCTGGTGTTCTGCTACCTGCGCAGCCGCTCCGCGCACCTGCGCTCTATTGGACGCCTGAGCGTAGTGCCGAGCCTTTTCAACATTAATGAGCCGGTGATTTTCGGTACGCCTATCGTGATGAACCCGGTATTTTTCATTCCGTTCCTGCTGGCCCCGATGGTGAACGCGGTGCTCGCCTGGGCGGCGATGAAATTTGATTTGATTGGTCGGGTTATCTCTGTGGTGCCGTGGACCGCGCCCGCGCCGGTTGGCGCCGCCTGGGCGCTGGGCTGGGATTTCCGTGCCGCGCTGCTGGTCGTTGTGCTGGCGGTGGTGTCGGCCATCATTTACTTCCCGTTCTTTAAAGTCTACGAGAAGCAACTGCTGGCGCAGGAAGCTGAAGAAGCGCTGAAAGAGGCGCAGGGGGCAGGTGAACAGGCTGCCTGA
- the opgB gene encoding phosphatidylglycerol--membrane-oligosaccharide glycerophosphotransferase: MSEWLSLLLFIASVAIYAFKAGRNTWWFIATLVVLGLCVILNLTLLASNYFTGDGINDAVLYTLTNSLTGAGVSKYILPGVGLVAALLAVFGLLTWILRRRRHMPYHFGYSFAALLLALASVDASPAFRQITELVKSQTAEGDPDFAAYYKEPQKRIDNPQLNLVYIYGESLERTYFDDEAFPNLTPELGALKNDGIDFSQTAQLPGTDYTIAGMVASQCGIPLFAPFEGNASASMSSFFPQNVCLGDILKNSGYENYFIQGANLRFAGKDVFLKSHGFDNLYGAEELKTVVADPAYRNDWGFYDDTVLDEVWKKYEALSKAGKRFSLFTLTVDTHHPDGFVSRTCKRKSYAFDGKPNQSFSAVSCSQEHIAALINKIKASPYFKNTVIVVSSDHLAMNNTAYKYLSKQDRNNLFFILRGDQPQQDRVAVKRNTMDNGATVLDILGGDNYLGLGRSSLSGQSLSTVFLNMKSKVLAWKPDIISLWKFPSSIKDFTVDTQKQTIAFSGSHFRLPLLLRVADKRIEPLPESEYSAPLRFQLADFAPRDNFLWVDNCYKMARLWAPELALSTDYCVSQGQLGGEQRVQRVDKATWQGKAAFRDTVIDTARYQHNVETLKVMDNDIRYQADSFIFNVAGAPEEVKQFSGISRPESWGRWSNAQLGDAVKIEYRHPLPEKFSLVITAKAYGPNAGKPVPVKVGDSEQTLTLGNEVSTTTLYFENPTRSNTLVIVPPAPQSTNEGNILGHSPRRLGIGMVSIKVINASG; the protein is encoded by the coding sequence TTGTCAGAGTGGCTTTCCCTACTGTTATTTATCGCCTCGGTGGCGATTTACGCCTTTAAGGCCGGTCGTAATACCTGGTGGTTCATCGCGACCCTGGTGGTGTTGGGGCTGTGCGTGATTCTGAACCTGACGCTGCTTGCCAGTAACTATTTTACCGGGGATGGCATCAACGACGCGGTGCTCTATACGCTCACCAACAGCCTCACCGGCGCGGGCGTCAGCAAGTATATTCTGCCAGGCGTCGGGCTCGTCGCGGCGCTGCTGGCGGTCTTCGGCCTGCTGACGTGGATCCTGCGCCGCCGTCGCCATATGCCGTATCACTTCGGCTACAGCTTTGCGGCGCTGCTGCTGGCGCTCGCCTCGGTCGACGCCAGCCCGGCCTTTCGCCAGATAACCGAACTGGTGAAATCCCAGACCGCCGAGGGCGACCCGGATTTCGCGGCATACTACAAAGAGCCGCAAAAGCGTATCGACAACCCGCAGCTCAACCTGGTCTATATCTACGGCGAAAGCCTGGAGCGTACCTATTTTGACGATGAAGCCTTCCCGAACCTGACGCCGGAACTGGGCGCGCTTAAAAACGACGGGATTGACTTCAGCCAGACCGCGCAGCTGCCCGGCACCGACTACACCATTGCAGGCATGGTCGCTTCGCAGTGCGGCATTCCGCTGTTTGCGCCGTTCGAGGGCAACGCGTCCGCCTCCATGTCGAGCTTCTTCCCACAAAACGTCTGCCTGGGCGACATCCTGAAAAATTCTGGCTACGAAAACTATTTTATTCAGGGCGCCAACCTGCGCTTCGCCGGGAAAGACGTCTTTCTGAAATCCCACGGCTTCGATAACCTCTATGGCGCGGAAGAACTGAAAACCGTGGTGGCGGACCCGGCCTATCGCAACGACTGGGGCTTCTACGACGACACGGTGCTCGACGAAGTCTGGAAAAAGTACGAAGCGCTCTCAAAAGCGGGCAAACGCTTTTCGCTCTTCACGCTGACCGTGGACACGCATCACCCGGACGGTTTTGTCTCGCGCACCTGCAAACGCAAAAGCTATGCGTTCGACGGTAAGCCAAACCAGTCTTTCAGCGCGGTCAGTTGCAGCCAGGAGCACATCGCGGCGCTGATTAACAAAATCAAAGCCTCGCCTTACTTTAAAAACACCGTCATCGTCGTCTCTTCCGATCACCTGGCGATGAACAACACCGCGTATAAATACCTCAGCAAGCAGGATCGCAATAACCTGTTCTTTATTCTGCGCGGCGACCAGCCGCAGCAGGATCGGGTGGCGGTGAAGCGCAACACGATGGATAACGGCGCCACGGTGCTGGATATTCTCGGCGGCGATAACTATCTCGGGCTCGGGCGCAGCAGCCTTTCCGGCCAGTCGCTCTCGACCGTGTTCCTGAATATGAAATCGAAAGTGCTCGCCTGGAAGCCCGATATCATCAGCCTGTGGAAATTCCCGTCGTCGATTAAAGATTTCACCGTCGATACGCAAAAACAGACGATTGCCTTCTCCGGCAGCCACTTCCGCCTGCCGCTCCTGCTGCGGGTGGCGGATAAACGCATCGAGCCGCTGCCGGAGAGCGAATACTCCGCCCCGCTGCGCTTCCAGCTGGCGGATTTCGCCCCGCGCGATAACTTCCTGTGGGTGGATAACTGCTACAAAATGGCGCGTCTGTGGGCGCCTGAGCTTGCGCTTTCCACTGACTATTGCGTCTCGCAGGGCCAGCTTGGCGGCGAGCAGCGCGTACAGCGGGTCGATAAAGCGACCTGGCAGGGCAAAGCGGCGTTTCGTGATACGGTCATCGACACCGCGCGCTATCAGCACAACGTCGAGACGCTCAAGGTGATGGATAACGACATCCGCTATCAGGCCGACAGCTTTATCTTCAACGTGGCGGGCGCGCCGGAAGAGGTCAAACAGTTCTCCGGCATTTCACGCCCGGAGTCCTGGGGGCGCTGGTCCAACGCGCAGCTGGGCGACGCGGTAAAAATTGAGTATCGCCATCCCCTGCCGGAGAAATTCTCGCTGGTCATCACGGCCAAAGCCTATGGCCCGAACGCCGGAAAACCGGTGCCGGTGAAAGTGGGCGACAGCGAGCAGACGCTGACGCTCGGCAACGAGGTGTCGACCACCACGCTTTACTTCGAGAATCCGACGCGCAGCAATACGCTGGTGATTGTGCCGCCCGCGCCGCAGTCCACCAACGAGGGCAACATTCTTGGCCATTCGCCGCGCCGTCTCGGCATCGGCATGGTGTCCATTAAGGTGATTAACGCGAGCGGGTGA
- a CDS encoding threonine/serine exporter family protein: MEADALAQRDVTRLCIQCGLYLLQHGAESALIEELTTRLGVALGMDSVESSISANAIVLTTIKDHHCLTTTRKNVDRGINMHMVTEVQHIVIMAEHKLLDRYDVEKRFSQLKPLRYPRWQVVLMVGLSCACFCKMNKGGWDGALVTFIASTLAMYVRQTLTQRHLHPQINFCLTAFVATTVSGLLLALPPFAGTSAVAMAASVLLLVPGFPLINAVADMFKGHVNTGLARWAMASLLTLATCIGVIMAMAVWGLRGWM; the protein is encoded by the coding sequence ATGGAAGCGGATGCTTTAGCGCAGCGGGACGTCACCCGTTTGTGTATTCAGTGCGGGCTTTATTTGTTGCAGCACGGCGCGGAAAGCGCGCTGATAGAAGAACTGACGACGCGGCTTGGCGTCGCGCTCGGTATGGACAGCGTGGAAAGCTCCATCTCCGCCAATGCGATTGTGTTGACCACCATTAAGGATCACCACTGTCTCACCACAACGCGCAAAAATGTCGACCGCGGCATCAATATGCATATGGTGACGGAAGTGCAGCACATCGTGATTATGGCCGAGCATAAACTGCTCGATCGCTACGATGTCGAAAAGCGTTTTTCGCAGCTCAAGCCCCTGCGTTATCCGCGCTGGCAGGTGGTGCTGATGGTGGGGCTCTCCTGCGCCTGTTTTTGCAAAATGAACAAAGGCGGCTGGGATGGCGCGCTGGTGACGTTTATCGCCAGCACGCTCGCGATGTATGTCCGCCAGACGCTGACGCAGCGCCATCTGCACCCGCAAATTAACTTCTGCCTGACCGCCTTTGTGGCGACGACCGTCTCCGGCCTGCTGCTGGCGCTGCCGCCGTTCGCCGGTACTTCCGCCGTCGCGATGGCCGCCAGCGTCCTGCTGTTAGTGCCAGGGTTTCCGCTTATCAACGCGGTGGCGGATATGTTTAAAGGCCATGTGAATACCGGTCTCGCCCGCTGGGCGATGGCGAGCCTGCTGACGCTCGCGACCTGCATCGGTGTGATTATGGCAATGGCGGTATGGGGGCTGCGGGGATGGATGTAA
- a CDS encoding GGDEF domain-containing protein codes for MTANNWRALTKEKYQLSLKLFLFLNLFSALFNLVDPLYDYPHIPWPSLGVIALSGALLLRAQTRAFSLNAINLMALLTGALWSWNIWLKSPWCVFHDGTCLLITLLGALFIAALSFINMLGAFSGFCLPITATILWLDKGQHPVLYAYTLALPLIGLVIQHLIARRSDIFARQMMQQLIDEKATLTDLSMMDPLTGLCNRRGFQNRFANLPPDAGQQFVLLMDIDHFKAYNDHYGHMMGDQALTRVSAAIRDSVRSRDIVTRYGGEEFMVLLTRADEQSARRTAERIRQRVYDLRIAHIFNESVATNVTLSIGIAPLENGDIDDALRRADEALYAAKNKGRNHILYYEARRAA; via the coding sequence ATGACTGCAAATAACTGGCGAGCTCTGACAAAAGAAAAATATCAGCTCTCCCTGAAACTCTTCCTGTTTCTCAATCTGTTTTCCGCGCTGTTTAATCTCGTGGATCCGCTTTATGACTATCCGCATATTCCCTGGCCCTCTTTAGGCGTTATCGCGCTAAGCGGCGCCCTGCTGCTGCGCGCGCAAACTCGCGCGTTCAGCCTCAACGCTATCAACCTTATGGCGCTCCTGACGGGCGCGCTCTGGTCGTGGAATATCTGGCTGAAAAGCCCGTGGTGCGTTTTTCATGACGGCACCTGTCTGCTTATTACCTTACTCGGCGCGCTGTTTATCGCCGCGCTCTCTTTTATAAATATGCTGGGCGCGTTTAGCGGTTTTTGTCTGCCCATTACCGCCACGATCCTCTGGCTGGATAAAGGCCAGCATCCGGTGCTATATGCTTATACGCTGGCGCTGCCGTTAATTGGCCTGGTTATTCAGCATCTGATAGCCCGACGCAGCGATATTTTCGCGCGCCAGATGATGCAGCAGTTAATAGATGAAAAAGCGACGCTCACCGATCTGAGCATGATGGACCCGCTCACCGGCCTCTGTAACCGTCGTGGCTTTCAGAACCGCTTCGCTAACCTGCCGCCGGACGCAGGCCAGCAGTTCGTACTGTTGATGGATATCGACCATTTCAAAGCCTATAACGATCACTACGGTCATATGATGGGCGACCAGGCGCTGACGCGCGTGTCGGCGGCAATTCGTGATTCGGTTCGCTCGCGGGATATTGTCACCCGCTACGGCGGCGAGGAGTTTATGGTGCTGCTCACACGCGCCGATGAGCAGAGCGCGCGGCGGACGGCCGAGCGCATCCGCCAGCGGGTTTACGATCTGCGTATTGCACATATCTTTAATGAAAGCGTGGCGACCAACGTGACGCTGAGCATTGGCATCGCCCCGCTGGAGAATGGCGACATCGACGACGCGCTGCGCCGCGCCGATGAGGCGCTATACGCCGCTAAAAACAAAGGCCGCAATCACATTCTGTATTACGAGGCCCGGCGCGCCGCCTGA